One genomic region from Mangifera indica cultivar Alphonso chromosome 17, CATAS_Mindica_2.1, whole genome shotgun sequence encodes:
- the LOC123200324 gene encoding uncharacterized protein LOC123200324: MNHNTASKSSDNLQSMLKESVDRFLCEYQKGVTDFSNFTMIFSRLLQNLPDPSLEYVWFYSALTFYTSKFTAMPSSKHVLATKDLFQLLVSCSSSCNVVKRVAILGPVIYELFYLVTDKKISKRDVESLLEGIVSYISICCGAEPEKDDGMECLNLNSCFLDLVHVWVVDRVGENCEFGDLKVFLPIVGDEVRDGVGVGCRVGYLAGIVMCEAFLLRLCLKFAVANSRDELEKDLRNCALNIITGFRSFYFFDILLRVLMEPVLPVTSLLVSEDEAFLHHVMYDVVVTAEYSFVTSQRGIQLPCNSLKILAMRWLFVVNNALQSVRENGDQAKVISYINAFSESWLLAQLIKWVTNQIGIGEKTSRPKFSTPLDLIKWLLVVEEQGVRVFDFDITKIYAKAIICKSRVEYDLSVINPNDKSLFKSLFLNSDCERRWQHKDDTDLEMIDLVDTEFSTTDGIRKRKEGRNIEAEIPVKLVKYNFQDNSLSERFSPLGNEKWVE; this comes from the exons ATGAACCATAACACCGCTTCAAAATCGTCTGATAATTTGCAGTCCATGTTAAAAGAATCAGTCGATCGATTTTTATGCGAATACCAAAAAGGCGTCACCGATTTCTCTAATTTTACTATGATTTTCTCTCGTTTACTTCAAAATTTACCCGATCCCTCACTCGAATATGTTTGGTTTTACTCGGCACTAACTTTCTACACCTCCAAATTCACAGCTATGCCCTCTTCTAAGCACGTTTTAGCCACCAAAGACTTGTTTCAGTTGCTTGTTTCTTGTTCTAGCTCATGTAATGTAGTTAAAAGAGTTGCAATTCTCGGTCCAGTTATTTACGAGTTATTCTATTTAGTGACTGATAAAAAAATTTCGAAGAGGGATGTTGAGAGTTTGTTGGAAGGAATTGTAAGTTACATTAGTATTTGTTGTGGCGCCGAGCCTGAGAAAGATGATGGAATGGAGTGCTTGAACTTGAATTCTTGTTTCCTGGATTTGGTGCATGTGTGGGTTGTTGATCGAGTTGGGGAGAATTGTGAGTTTGGGGACTTGAAGGTCTTTTTACCAATTGTGGGCGATGAAGTTCGTGATGGTGTTGGTGTGGGGTGTAGAGTTGGGTACTTAGCTGGGATTGTGATGTGTGAAGCCTTTTTGTTAAGATTATGCTTGAAGTTTGCAGTGGCAAACTCGAGGGATGAATTGGAGAAAGACTTGCGTAATTGTGCCCTAAATATAATAACTGGGTTTcgaagtttttatttttttg ATATTCTTCTCAGGGTGCTGATGGAGCCAGTTCTGCCTGTCACCTCCCTGCTG GTTTCAGAAGATGAAGCGTTTTTACATCATGTTATGTATGATGTTGTTGTAACTGCGGAGTATTCATTCGTCACTTCTCAACGAGGGATTCAGTTACCTTGCAACAGCCTTAAAATTCTTGCTATGAGATGGTTATTTGTTGTTAACAATGCATTACAGTCTGTGAG GGAAAATGGTGACCAGGCCAAAGTCATTTCTTATATAAATGCATTCTCTGAGTCTTGGCTGCTTGCTCAATTGATCAAGTGGGTTACTAATCAAATTGGTATTGGGGAAAAAACCAGCAGACCAAAATTTTCCACTCCTCTTGATCTTATCA AGTGGCTGCTAGTTGTTGAAGAGCAAGGGGTAAGAGTATTTGATTTTGACATCACCAAGATTTATGCCAAAGCCATCATTTGCAAGTCGAGAGTAGAGTATGATCTCTCAGTAATTAATCCCAATGACAAAAGTTTGTTCAAAAGCCTCTTCTTGAACAGTGATTGTGAGAGGAGATGGCAACATAAAGATGACACTGACCTGGAGATGATAGATCTTGTGGATACTGAGTTCTCAACAACTGATGGTATAAGGAAACGCAAAGAAGGGAGAAACATTGAAGCTGAAATACCAGTTAAGCTTGTCAAGTataattttcaagataattcTCTGAGTGAGAGGTTTTCTCCTTTGGGTAACGAAAAATGGGTTGAGTAA